The nucleotide window GCGGGTAACATTGTCTGATAGATATAGACCAATGTGCTATATGAATTTATAGCTTAAAATCAATATGGATAATGCCGATTTCAGGGTAACCTATTTGTTAAAACTGTATCTCCGGAAACAAGCCTCGCATGAAGAAATTGCCGAGCTGCTTGATCTATTGGAGTTATCTTCAGTAGAAGAAATCTCTGGCGTTTTAGAAGAGTATTGGGAGCAGTTGGACATATCGGCATCATTTTTTGAAACACCTAAAAGCGAAGAAATATACAAACGCATTATCCAACAGAAAAATAAACCGGCGGGTTTTAAGCCGGGTTTTTTAATGGCTTGGTTTAGTATTGCAGCCAGCATTTTATTTATAGCGGGTGGAGCATATTATTTAGTATCGCGTCATGCCCCGGTAGCAACTGCTGTACAGGCTAAAGTTGTATTGGCACATGATGCCCTGCCCGGTAGCGAGAAGGCGATATTAACCCTGGGCAATGGCGAAACTATCGATCTTGATTCGGCCAGTAAAGGTATGGTTACGCTTCGCGGCAATATACAAATTGTAAAAAAAGACGACGGACAGATAAATTATCAACCGGCTAATACGGCATTACAGAAACAAAAAATAGAAATTAATACAGTGACCACCCCCCGTGGCGGCACTTATCATATTGTTTTACCAGATGGTAGCAATGTTTGGCTAAATGCTGCCTCACAGATCAAATTCCCGACAGCATTTATAGGCCCGCAGCGCCGGATAGAGCTTAATGGGGAGGCTTATTTCGAAGTGGCAAAAAATCCGGCTATGCCTTTTATTGTAAAAGTTAATGCTGAAGAAGTAAAGGTTTTAGGTACTCATTTTAATATTATGGCCTATGATGATGAGCAATCGCTCCGAACTACTTTGCTTGAAGGGGCCGTTATGCTTACTACCAGGAACATAAGCTATACACTCCATCCTGGAAATCAGGCTGTTTTGGCTAAGGATGGAAATTTGAAAATGATTGAAAATGCCGATATCGGTGCATCCATAGCGTGGAAGGAAGGCCTCTTTCAGTTTAAAGACGAAAACATTGCAAATATATTGCGGCAGGCTGCACGCTGGTACAATCTGGATGTATCTTATCAGGGTAAGGTGCCGCTAAAACAGTTCACGGGTAAAATATCACGCAATATTAAGTTAAGCGAAATGCTGAGCATGTTTAAATATGCGGGGATTAACTTTGATATAGAAGGCAATCATATTACCGTACTTGAACCGGATAACCATAAAAATAATTACTAAACCAAAACCAATACAAAAGTCATATACCATTAACCACTTAAATCTAATTAAAATGAAAAGACAATTACGACAGAGAAGTTAGGCACACAAGTGGTATCCTTTGGATAGATGAGCTGAAAACCATCTATAGGTAAAAAAACCGGGAAGTGTTCGAGCACCACCCGGTAAGTGCCAGGGTTACCTAATTATTCCAGTGACAGAACGCTAACGTTAAACCTAACTAAACAAAAGTATGAATTTTAATACTAAGGCCATACCCAAGGCGTTGCTTTGGGTGCGACAAGTTTCGCTGGCCATAAAGTTAACCGCCATAGTTTTATTGGCGGCCTTTACGCAATTAAGCGCAAAAAGCTATAGTCAAAATGTAACCATCCATGCGAAACATTTATCTGTAGTTACATTTATTAACATCATTGAAAAGCAAACCCCGTATCATTTTTTATTTGACAAAGCTGATTTGCCTGCAGGCAACGACTTTGATATTGATGTAACCAATGCTACGGTTGATGAAACCTTAAAACAATTTTTTAAGAACCAGCCGGTTACTTATAAAATTTTTCAACAGAACATTGTGTTGAAAAAAGCAGAAAGTTTGCCAGCCAAAAATAAAGTAATAATCCAGCCTGTTAAGGGCGTTGTTACTGACAGTAAGGGTGCTACCCTGCCCGGCGTAAGTATCAAGGTAAAAGGAACGATCATTGGTGTAGTAACTGACATTGAGGGTAAATATACTATTAACGTTCCGGACGCTAACGCTATACTGGTATTCACTTACGTTGGTTTTGATTCAAAAGAAGAAGTTGTAGGCACCCGCACACAAATAAATGTTACGCTGACGGATAACGTTAGCAGCTTGAACGAAGTGGTAGTAACCGGTTATGGGGGTACTACTAAAAAAAGGGACCTTACCGGGGCCATTACCACAGTAAATGCCGCTCAGATAGCTGAACGCCAGCCGATTAACCTTTATGACGCTCTACAAGGCCAGGCAGCCGGCGTACTGATAATGAATGATAGCGGTGAACCGGGTGCCGAAGGAACCATCCAGATCCGCGGTGCTTCAACTTTTTCTACAACAGGTGGTAATACCCCATTATTTGTAATTGACGGTGTAATTTCTACCGATGCGGCAGCTATTAATCCCAATGATATTGAAACGGTGGAGATACTGAAAGATGCGGCTTCATCGTCTATTTATGGTGCCCGTGCTGCAAACGGGGTGATCCTGATCACCACCAAGCGGGGTAAAGAAGGTAAACCAAAACTTGATGTGCAAATGGCCCATGTTTTTGGAAAGATATCACATACTATTTCCCAGGCAAATTCGGCCGATCTTCGTCTGTGGCGTAAAATACAAAACCCCACCAGTAGTGGTGCAGGGGCGTCAACAGATTCGCTGAACCCGGCATATAATTCTGATAATTATTTGGAAGATATGCTGTTGGGCAATGTAGCACAAAAGAACGACGTGAAATTTAGTGTTAGCGGTGGCCAAAAAGGGTTAACATATTATGGCAGCCTTAACTACCTGGATGATAGGGGTATTGCGCTAAATACCAGTGCGAAAAGAGGTCAGTCCAGAATCAATGTTGATTTTCAGGCAACACCCAAATTAAAGTACTCGACCAGCCTGACAACTCAATGGAACAAAAGCCAGAACTGGAGCACGGGAGGATCGCTGACGCCAGTATTTGACCGGCCTAATAACCTCCGGATATACTTGCCTGACGGCTCGCTAACCAGTTATACATCCTCGAAGCGCAACCCGATAGCGAATGTGTTGCTGGAGAAAAATGAAACCCAATCCTACCGGGGCCAGTTCAATAATATATTGGATTATTACATCCTCCCAAGTTTAAAAATTACCGGTATAGGCAATGCGCAATTAGACAATTCGCAAAATATCTATTTCCAACCTCAGTTCCTGGATGACAATGGTAACGAGAACCGTGGAAAAAACGAACTGGACAAAACTATTAACTGGCAATTGCAGGCTTTCCTTAATTACAATAAAACTTTTGGTAAAAATCATAATATCACCGGTTTATTTGGCTGGAGTGCAGAGCGCAGCCGGTATGATGATTTTTATGATGAAGGCATACCAGCTTCGTTTATCAGTGAAAAGATATATGTTTTTAACGGCAGTAATATTGATATTACCAAAAGCTTTACAACCGCAAATGCCCATTCTACCCAATCTATTTTTGGCAGGGTAGGTTATAGCTATAAAGGTACTTATATCTTTTCTGGTACTTATCGCCGCGATGGTTCTTCGCGATTTGGGCCTGAAAGCAAGTGGGGCAACTTTTTCTCAGGCTCAGTGGCATGGCGTTTTACAGACGAGCCGTTCCTTAAGTTCACCAAGTCGTTTTTAGATGATGGAAAACTCAGAGCCAGTATTGGCCAGCAAGGTAACGATGGTATAGGTAACTATGAATCGGCTTCACTGATCAATTTCGACCAATCCTACAATTTAATTGGCGGTGGAACTACTGCTACAAAATTAGGTAACAGTGAAATACAGTGGGAAAATACAGTGCAGCAGGACTATGGACTTGAATTATCGTTTTTAAAAGGACGGTTGGGTTTTACTGCCGACTATTATGTTAAAGCGACTAATCACTTATTAGCCGACCGCCAGATACCCAAAGAAACCGGGTTCAGCACGGTTCGGGTTAATGTGGGCGATATTCAAAACAAAGGGATGGAATTGTCGGTGAACGGATCGCCGGTTGTTACCAGGAACTTTAAATGGAACGTAATAGGTAATATCTCCTTCCAAAGAGGAGTGGTTAAGTCTTTGTTTAACCATCAGTCATTTGTTACCTCTGATAATCGCCACTTAATACAGGAGGGCGGCAGACTTGGCGATTTTTACGGCTGGAAACAACTGGGAATTTATCGCTGGGACGCCTCTAACGCATATAGTGATAATTGGACCCGCCTGGAGCCGGTGAATGTCTCGGCAGATGGCAAAACAGCCCAATACTACACTTTGAATGGCGTAAAGTACACAGGCACCATTCATAACCTGTACGGACCGGCCGGAAAACTGGTAGGCGGCGATACAGAGTGGCAAAATGCCAACCGGGATAGTCTGATAGACGATGGGGACCGTCAGATAATAGGGAATGCTACTCCCAAGTATTTTCTGGGATTAGGCAATACATTTACTTATAAAAGCATTTCGTTTTCGTTTAATATAAACGCCACCGTTGGCGGGCAGGTATATAATGCTTTTTCAGAAAACCTATCCACCTTCGGCTCATCCAATGGTACCGCATTTCCTTTAGCCATTTATACAGCATGGAGGAAACAGGGTGACATTGCATTATATCCATATTTCCCATATAAAGATACCCATGGTGACCAGAAGAAAGGGAATAACAGCTTTTACCTGGAGGATGCCACTTTCATCAGACTGGCCAGCATGCGTATCAATTGGAGTGTACCGCTCAAAACAATCAGCAAAATTGGCTTCAAAGGGCTGAACGCCTATGTGTACGGTATCAACCTGCTCACATTTACAGATTATACCGGGTTTGATCCTGAATTTTCTTCGGATGTATTATCGCCGGGGGTTGATGGCGGGCGTTATCCAAAACGACGCGAGTTTGGCTTAGGTTTAAATATTACATTATAAATGCTATAAATAATGAAAAAAGTAATTACATGTCTCACTTGCATAATAGTATTATTATGTAGCTGTAGTAAATCATTTCTGGAAGAAGAGCCCCTGGCTTCGGTTAGCGTGGCCCAGTTTTATCAGTCAGCCAAAGACATCACAGCAGCCATGTCAGGAATGTACGGTTCATTCCAGCAGAACATGATGGGCGAAAAGCAATTTTATAACCGGATGACCTATTGGGGTGAAGCCCGCTCTGATAATTATGAGCGCGGCGGAAACTCGGGTAATAAGGAGAACGAAATGCAATTAAACAGCCTGACAGCAAGTAACGATTGGGCGGACTGGACCCCGTTGTACCGCACAATTGGTTTGGCTAACCTGCTTATCAAATATATTCCGCAAGCAGCGCAGTTAGAAACAAATAAGGCTTTGGTTACGCCTGCCATCAACAACAATAATATGGCACAGGCTTATGCCATGCGCGCTGTTTGTTATTTCTATATAGTTAGGAATTGGGGCGACGCAGTGATCAGGACAGAGCCGTATCAGGACATTACACGTGAAGCTGCCAGCCCACGTTCACCTAAAAATGACGTATTCGATAAGGTTATCATACCCGACCTGCTTCAAGCTTATAGCCTGATCGACAAATCCAGTAATACTACCTGGTATATTAGCGAAGGTGCTATCTGCGCTACATTGGTAGATGTTTATATGTGGCGCAAAGATTATCCAAATGCGATAAAATGGTTCCAAAACCTGGCTAAGGCAAAAAGCCCTACCGGCAAGGTTTATGGTGCCACAGCCATTACCGATTTGCAGCCCCAGGCTACGTGGAATGCTATGTTTACCAGCCCTACTACCAGTATAGAAACCATATGGAACATTAATTGGGATTTCTCTACCAATGCTTGTGCCTGCATGGCCGGGGTGTCAACTTCGCCAAATAATACACCCATCATTATCGATTTAGGGATCTTTACCAACTGGCCACTCACCAACCCTACAGATATCAGGGTAAAAGCCACTTTTGATATTAACAAAAAAGAGCGTGACAGAATGTGGAAATATTATGTGGGTACTTATGGCCCTCCGGGGGCCGGGGGTGTAACAGGTACCTATACCGTTGCGGCTGCGGCTATGGCAACTACAGTTAATGTTTACCCGGTTATGTACCGTTTGGGCGACCAATATTTACTTTATGCCGAAGCCCTCAATAAAACTGGTGACAAGGTCAATTCCCTTAAATATTTAAACTTTATCCGCAATCGGGCCGGTTTACCATCTTATTTGGCAACAGACCCAGCGGTAGCCACCCCCGACTTGCTGGAGGACGTAATTATCCAGGAAAGGCAATGGGAGTTATTCGGCGAAGGGAAAAGGTGGTTCGATCTTGTTCGTACCGATCACGTAATTAAAATTATGGATCCGGTAGTAAAAAGAAGACAAATTTTGGCAGGTATCGATCCGGCAAGTGCGACCGGCTGGGGGACTGATTTGAGAAAATACCTTTGGCCGCTCCATCGCAATGTATTGAATTCAAACAAATTATTGGTTCAAAATCCACCCTATTCAGATTAATTATCATGAAGAACTTTAAAAATATAATAGCAGGTTTGCTGACGTTGTTAACAGCAGCCTGGTCACTCTCGGGTTGCTCCCTGTTTAATAAAAATGCCCAGGAGGATTATGATTATCAGAAATTTATACTTGATGATCATATCCATATGACCGCCTGGGCCTACCTTAAATTGCGGGCAAACGGTACTGCAGCAAATCCCGGGGATACTATATTCCGCTACATGAAAAAAGCGATCGATTATTCGGGCATCGACACAGCCGAGTACATGAAAAGTGACCGGACCTACATTTTTTTGCATAATGATGCTATAAAAAAATTGACGTCGAATAAGGTAACTTCCGGTTTTTTCTTTGACTACCCTATAGTAACTGCTTTAGATCCGTCTACCGGGCTTCCTAAAACTACCGTTCCGGCAACACAGTGGGACCAATATTCCAAACAAACTGTAAAGGCTTATTTGCAATATCTGATCATTAACGGAAACTGGAACTTCAATAATCTGCAACCCGGCCCCAATATACTTACTACGCTGCTTCCGGCCGGGAGTGTGGCTACCAGGGAATCCAAATTGGGCTTTTTGGTCACTCCGGCCACAGTTCCGGGAACTACAGATGGTAAAACCACTATAGCCGCAACATATACCTTCAGTGTAACCGGAACCGGTTTCGACCCGGAAGGCAAGATCAATATACAACTGGGCAATACTGCCGATTCAAAGCTTTTTATTAATGGCTTTAATGTGGTAAGGTCTTCAGGCTATTATGCTGATAACAACAGTTCGATACATGTATGGGGTACTACCGTAACCCCAACCAGATAAAATTAAACAGATGAAAAAATATATAGTACTTTTTGTTTTCCTGGCTTGTTGCCAATGGCTAATGGCCCAGGACGTAAGTTATACAATACAGGGTGGCGCTAACTTGCCTTCCATCAACCCCGCTGCCCCGCAAAGCGGTGGGGGTGGTTCAGAAGCGCATCTTACCTTTCAGTTTGGAGGACTGGTAGATATTGCATTTAAACAAGTTAGCCTTGAAACCGGATTGCTATTAAATGGTAAAGGTAACCGTTCAACTACTACAGAGTATCTAACCTCCAACGGCAACCCCGTGCCCTATAGCTTAACACACCTTACCAGTATTACTTACCTGGAATTGCCTGTTAACCTGTTTTACCATAAAAGTTATAAAGCCGGAGTTTTTTATGCTGGTGGCGGCCCATATATTGCACGCGCAATATGGGGTTCTTTCTTAAGCAAAAGCAGAATTAACACTTATTACAATCGTTTCACAACAACTAATATGGATTTTGGAAGCGGCGACGATCAAATCAGACCGATGGATTACGGCCTTAACTTTGCAGCCGGATTAAAAATGCCATGTGGTGTCAAGCTTGGACTAAACTATGGCCTGGGCTTAAACAACCTGGCAACAGGCTTAAGTTCCAAAAACCGTGTTGGTAGTTTAGTGGTTGGTTATCAGTTTAAATAGCTCCTCCTTACTTTGAAGAATTAAGATTATCATTAAATATAAAACGTAAATGCCCCTTGTATGATCAGATTATTTAATATTCTTGTTGTTTTTATCCTGTTTTCGGCCAATAACCTCCTGGCTTCCGATATTATCGTTAACTCTGTCGCCGGGCTTCAATCGGCTATTGATAAGGCTGCACCAGGCACCGTAATTAAACTGGCCGATGGGGTGTACAAAACATCAGAGGATATTACAATCAGCGCAAAAGGTACATCGGGGCTGCCCATTACTATTATGGCACTTCATCGGGGCAAGTCGGAAATTACCGGTACCGGAGGCTTTAGTTTAAAAAAGCCAGCTGCATATATTATTATCAGCGGGTTTAGGTTTACGCATTTGGCATCAAAAGCAAAAACAGGGCCTGGTACCAGTTATTGTCGTTTCACGCAGAATATTTTCGAGACACCCGGTGATGGCGAGGATTTAACAGTTGCCGGGAGTGATCAGGAAATCGATCATAATACGTTTCAAAATAAGAATGCCATGGGCCGTTTTATAGCTATACGCGGCGAAGGAAAGCAAATTGCCGAGCGCCTTCATATTCACCATAATTATTTTAACAATGCTATCAGTCAAGGCGGGAAAAATGGTGCCGAGGCCTTCCAGTTTGGGTTAAGCGGCTTCAGTTTGTCCAGCAGTAACAGCGTGGTAGAATACAACCTGTTTGAGCACTGCGCGGGCGAGAATGAACTGATATCGGTGAAAGCATCTGCAGTAACCCTGCGTTATAATACCATCAGGAATTGTCCCGCGCAATTTACTTTGAGGCATGGTAACAAAAGCCTGGTTTATGGAAATTATTTCTTTAATACGCCCGGCCTGCGCATATTTGGAGACGATCATCTGATATTCAGCAATTACTTTGAAGGTTGCAGCGATGCCATTGTGATAGGTAACGGCGATGGCGAAGTTGCTGACGGCGCTCAATTGACCGCACATGATCGCCCGGACCGTATAGTAATTGCTTTTAATACCCTTATCAATAATAAATCAAATATTATCCAAACCAGCCGGCAAAATGGCATGGGTGCTTCTTATGTTACAATAAGTAATAATATCATTCAGGGAGGTGGGTCAGCCGCTGCATTATCGGGGCCTTATACCAACTTCACCTGGCAGGGGAATATCATTTATAAGGTAAAGGATGCAGGGAACATGCCGGTTGAAGGTTTTCAGATGATAGATCCGCAATTGAGTAAGTCGGCCGATGGCTTATATAGGCCACAGAGCGGCAGCCCGGTAATTGACCGGGCTGCCGGCTCTTATGCGGCCCTAAAATATGATATGGATGGACAGTTACGAACAGCACCTTTTGACATTGGCGCCGATGAAGTGAACGAGGGAGCTAAAAAATTAGCGGCACCCTTAAATCCAGCCGATGTTGGAGCTGATCCGGTGAAGTAAATTGTTCTGATTATTTGTCGTATGAAAAAACTCTTGATCCTCAACTTTTTGGGGCTTATTTACTTTGTGGTAACAGGCTTGGACAACTGCTACGGACAAGTAGGGAATTCAGACACTGAAATAACGTACGGTAAAAGCGCGCCCAATATCAGCAGGATTACTAAAGATACATTAGTAATCAGTTCAGGCAGCACCTATGCTTATACAGTTGATACCCCTGAAGGTGAAGGCCTTGTTGCTACATCAGTCACTGCGAAAGATCTGTTCCGGCAAATTAGTTCAAAGGGCGCCTTACAACATTACCTGGTTACCGACGCAGATGGGAAAGTAAAAAAAGACGAAAAAATAAAGAGCGGCGACCGTTTAATAGTAACTACTAAAAACAATATGGCCAAAAGGGTTTATTATATTTTAGTTCAGCCTGGTGCGCTTGCCGGACGGTTAATCCTTATGGACTCAACCCTCACCGTTAATGCTACGCGTAACCTGACTATTAATTATTCGGCTGGGCAACGCAGTCCCGACGCAACCGTATCATTTTATTTACCCGCCGGGATCGTGATAACGAGGGAGAACACTACCGTGAATATCATTGGCCGTGGTGCAGTCAAATTAAGTGAGCTGGCTTCGCAGTCAATTGGCCGGACAGGCAGCAAATATAGCTATAAAAAGGTGGGCGAAGCCGAGTTAACCACCACTGATGGCAACCCGGTACTGATATTAAAGCATTTGGATCTGAGGCCTGATAATGGGATCGATATTCAGGTTACCATTAGTAACGTATCACTAAAAAAAACCGGGACTTACCAGTTTAAAGCGATTTGCAATGTATCTAAACCGGAAAAATTAACAAGTCCGGGAACCGGTAACGAAACCACCACACTAACTGTTACTAATAACATATCCGGCTTTAAACGGATACCGTTAAACGATATTCAATATAAAGAAACCCCTGAAACATATATCACGGCAAAGTTTAAATGGGATATCAAAAAAAATGCAGTCCCTGTAACAATGTTGCAATCGCTGGATAAGGGTAAAAGCTGGTCGGTAGCAAAAGCGGCAATTGATTTGAAAACAGCGACCGCAACCGTTGCAAATTTAAAACCCAGCCTGTTATATATGTTCAGGCTTGTGGAAACTGGTTTGAATAGAAGATCCAATACAACCATGTTCTTCACAGGTAAAATGGATGTTAAGCAATTGGGGGTAAGTGGAAAGGAAGGCGAAGATCAAACTGATAAAATAAACGAAGCTATTAATTATATGCATAATATGGGCGGAGGTACCCTGCTGTTTTCTAAAGGCACTTATCCTGTCCGTACCATCCATTTGCAAAGCAATGTGTATTTATATGTTGGTGATGACGCTGAAATTAAGGCACTAAAAGGCGGGGATGCGCCTGAGACTACCTGGTTTAGCGACCTGAAATACCGCTCGGGCTTATCACCAACAGACAATGGCCCTTATGCCGACCCTGAAAATTACATGACCAAACAGGATGTTGGGCATCATTACTTTAAAAACGCCATGTTTTTTGGGGAAAGAATAGATAATGTTAAGATAATAGGCACCGGACTGGTTACCGGCGATGGGAACCTGGTGAATAGCGATGGGGTAATGAAAAATGCACCGGATAACCGATGCGATAAAATGTTCTCGTTAAAGCTGTGTACGAACCTGGAAATAGGTGGTATCGACCATCCCCAGGATTTGTGGTATGATGAACCGGCAAATGAACCATACTATATACAAAAAGACGGTAAAAAGTTTTTTGACACCAGCCATATGCTTAAAATAGAGCGGGGCGGACACTTTGCTTTATTAGCAACAGGCACCGACGGGATTAATGTGCATGACACTTATTTTGGTAAAACTAACCGTAATAATGTGCGTGATATATATGATTTTATGGAGTGCAACCATGTAATGGCAACCAATATATTTTCAAGGATCAGTTCAGATGATGTAATTAAGCCCGGGTCCGACTGTTCTTTAGGCTTTACGCGGCCGGTAAGCGACTATCGTGTTCGTAATATTATTGGCGATACCAATTGCAACCTGATCCAGATCGGTTCGGAAACAGCAGACGACATTAAAGATGTTTATGTAGATAATGTATACGTTTTGGGGGCTAACAAAGCTGGATTTTCTATTTCAACCAACGATGGCGCGCACGTAAGTAATGTTCATTTAAATAGTGGTAAAACCGGCACAATCCATTCCCGGTCTAAAATGTACCGGGCAACTACCCCGGTGTTTATATCCATATCTAACAGAGGACGTATTATTGGCGCCGAAGCGGGTCGTTATTCCTTTATGGAAAACGGGAAACAACACGATGAGTTATTGATCAAAAACGTTAACATCGGGCAGGTAGATAACATTAGTTTAAAGGGTATAGATATTTATGAAGTTTATGCTGGTAGCGCTTATAACAGTAAAATTTGGAAACCTTACGATGGTT belongs to Mucilaginibacter boryungensis and includes:
- a CDS encoding FecR family protein → MDNADFRVTYLLKLYLRKQASHEEIAELLDLLELSSVEEISGVLEEYWEQLDISASFFETPKSEEIYKRIIQQKNKPAGFKPGFLMAWFSIAASILFIAGGAYYLVSRHAPVATAVQAKVVLAHDALPGSEKAILTLGNGETIDLDSASKGMVTLRGNIQIVKKDDGQINYQPANTALQKQKIEINTVTTPRGGTYHIVLPDGSNVWLNAASQIKFPTAFIGPQRRIELNGEAYFEVAKNPAMPFIVKVNAEEVKVLGTHFNIMAYDDEQSLRTTLLEGAVMLTTRNISYTLHPGNQAVLAKDGNLKMIENADIGASIAWKEGLFQFKDENIANILRQAARWYNLDVSYQGKVPLKQFTGKISRNIKLSEMLSMFKYAGINFDIEGNHITVLEPDNHKNNY
- a CDS encoding SusC/RagA family TonB-linked outer membrane protein; the protein is MNFNTKAIPKALLWVRQVSLAIKLTAIVLLAAFTQLSAKSYSQNVTIHAKHLSVVTFINIIEKQTPYHFLFDKADLPAGNDFDIDVTNATVDETLKQFFKNQPVTYKIFQQNIVLKKAESLPAKNKVIIQPVKGVVTDSKGATLPGVSIKVKGTIIGVVTDIEGKYTINVPDANAILVFTYVGFDSKEEVVGTRTQINVTLTDNVSSLNEVVVTGYGGTTKKRDLTGAITTVNAAQIAERQPINLYDALQGQAAGVLIMNDSGEPGAEGTIQIRGASTFSTTGGNTPLFVIDGVISTDAAAINPNDIETVEILKDAASSSIYGARAANGVILITTKRGKEGKPKLDVQMAHVFGKISHTISQANSADLRLWRKIQNPTSSGAGASTDSLNPAYNSDNYLEDMLLGNVAQKNDVKFSVSGGQKGLTYYGSLNYLDDRGIALNTSAKRGQSRINVDFQATPKLKYSTSLTTQWNKSQNWSTGGSLTPVFDRPNNLRIYLPDGSLTSYTSSKRNPIANVLLEKNETQSYRGQFNNILDYYILPSLKITGIGNAQLDNSQNIYFQPQFLDDNGNENRGKNELDKTINWQLQAFLNYNKTFGKNHNITGLFGWSAERSRYDDFYDEGIPASFISEKIYVFNGSNIDITKSFTTANAHSTQSIFGRVGYSYKGTYIFSGTYRRDGSSRFGPESKWGNFFSGSVAWRFTDEPFLKFTKSFLDDGKLRASIGQQGNDGIGNYESASLINFDQSYNLIGGGTTATKLGNSEIQWENTVQQDYGLELSFLKGRLGFTADYYVKATNHLLADRQIPKETGFSTVRVNVGDIQNKGMELSVNGSPVVTRNFKWNVIGNISFQRGVVKSLFNHQSFVTSDNRHLIQEGGRLGDFYGWKQLGIYRWDASNAYSDNWTRLEPVNVSADGKTAQYYTLNGVKYTGTIHNLYGPAGKLVGGDTEWQNANRDSLIDDGDRQIIGNATPKYFLGLGNTFTYKSISFSFNINATVGGQVYNAFSENLSTFGSSNGTAFPLAIYTAWRKQGDIALYPYFPYKDTHGDQKKGNNSFYLEDATFIRLASMRINWSVPLKTISKIGFKGLNAYVYGINLLTFTDYTGFDPEFSSDVLSPGVDGGRYPKRREFGLGLNITL
- a CDS encoding RagB/SusD family nutrient uptake outer membrane protein codes for the protein MKKVITCLTCIIVLLCSCSKSFLEEEPLASVSVAQFYQSAKDITAAMSGMYGSFQQNMMGEKQFYNRMTYWGEARSDNYERGGNSGNKENEMQLNSLTASNDWADWTPLYRTIGLANLLIKYIPQAAQLETNKALVTPAINNNNMAQAYAMRAVCYFYIVRNWGDAVIRTEPYQDITREAASPRSPKNDVFDKVIIPDLLQAYSLIDKSSNTTWYISEGAICATLVDVYMWRKDYPNAIKWFQNLAKAKSPTGKVYGATAITDLQPQATWNAMFTSPTTSIETIWNINWDFSTNACACMAGVSTSPNNTPIIIDLGIFTNWPLTNPTDIRVKATFDINKKERDRMWKYYVGTYGPPGAGGVTGTYTVAAAAMATTVNVYPVMYRLGDQYLLYAEALNKTGDKVNSLKYLNFIRNRAGLPSYLATDPAVATPDLLEDVIIQERQWELFGEGKRWFDLVRTDHVIKIMDPVVKRRQILAGIDPASATGWGTDLRKYLWPLHRNVLNSNKLLVQNPPYSD
- a CDS encoding outer membrane beta-barrel protein, yielding MKKYIVLFVFLACCQWLMAQDVSYTIQGGANLPSINPAAPQSGGGGSEAHLTFQFGGLVDIAFKQVSLETGLLLNGKGNRSTTTEYLTSNGNPVPYSLTHLTSITYLELPVNLFYHKSYKAGVFYAGGGPYIARAIWGSFLSKSRINTYYNRFTTTNMDFGSGDDQIRPMDYGLNFAAGLKMPCGVKLGLNYGLGLNNLATGLSSKNRVGSLVVGYQFK
- a CDS encoding polysaccharide lyase 6 family protein, which produces MIRLFNILVVFILFSANNLLASDIIVNSVAGLQSAIDKAAPGTVIKLADGVYKTSEDITISAKGTSGLPITIMALHRGKSEITGTGGFSLKKPAAYIIISGFRFTHLASKAKTGPGTSYCRFTQNIFETPGDGEDLTVAGSDQEIDHNTFQNKNAMGRFIAIRGEGKQIAERLHIHHNYFNNAISQGGKNGAEAFQFGLSGFSLSSSNSVVEYNLFEHCAGENELISVKASAVTLRYNTIRNCPAQFTLRHGNKSLVYGNYFFNTPGLRIFGDDHLIFSNYFEGCSDAIVIGNGDGEVADGAQLTAHDRPDRIVIAFNTLINNKSNIIQTSRQNGMGASYVTISNNIIQGGGSAAALSGPYTNFTWQGNIIYKVKDAGNMPVEGFQMIDPQLSKSADGLYRPQSGSPVIDRAAGSYAALKYDMDGQLRTAPFDIGADEVNEGAKKLAAPLNPADVGADPVK
- a CDS encoding endopygalactorunase; the encoded protein is MKKLLILNFLGLIYFVVTGLDNCYGQVGNSDTEITYGKSAPNISRITKDTLVISSGSTYAYTVDTPEGEGLVATSVTAKDLFRQISSKGALQHYLVTDADGKVKKDEKIKSGDRLIVTTKNNMAKRVYYILVQPGALAGRLILMDSTLTVNATRNLTINYSAGQRSPDATVSFYLPAGIVITRENTTVNIIGRGAVKLSELASQSIGRTGSKYSYKKVGEAELTTTDGNPVLILKHLDLRPDNGIDIQVTISNVSLKKTGTYQFKAICNVSKPEKLTSPGTGNETTTLTVTNNISGFKRIPLNDIQYKETPETYITAKFKWDIKKNAVPVTMLQSLDKGKSWSVAKAAIDLKTATATVANLKPSLLYMFRLVETGLNRRSNTTMFFTGKMDVKQLGVSGKEGEDQTDKINEAINYMHNMGGGTLLFSKGTYPVRTIHLQSNVYLYVGDDAEIKALKGGDAPETTWFSDLKYRSGLSPTDNGPYADPENYMTKQDVGHHYFKNAMFFGERIDNVKIIGTGLVTGDGNLVNSDGVMKNAPDNRCDKMFSLKLCTNLEIGGIDHPQDLWYDEPANEPYYIQKDGKKFFDTSHMLKIERGGHFALLATGTDGINVHDTYFGKTNRNNVRDIYDFMECNHVMATNIFSRISSDDVIKPGSDCSLGFTRPVSDYRVRNIIGDTNCNLIQIGSETADDIKDVYVDNVYVLGANKAGFSISTNDGAHVSNVHLNSGKTGTIHSRSKMYRATTPVFISISNRGRIIGAEAGRYSFMENGKQHDELLIKNVNIGQVDNISLKGIDIYEVYAGSAYNSKIWKPYDGSQRRLSPIIAGYKLPYPGQVTGGLDFHLPDGRSTGYISKVTFDDVNVLVKGGNPASDTLNVPDELSVGKYNAADLKVQPSYGIWARHVKGLTVTNSSFNYEKTDNRYPVFLEDVLSAIFRNVTLVKPADNIPAIKLKGSSDIRMDNMIYLPTH